From one uncultured Paludibacter sp. genomic stretch:
- a CDS encoding conserved exported hypothetical protein (Evidence 4 : Unknown function but conserved in other organisms) encodes MRKISIILSFFLLIIVFYACSNTKTYSELQDEEQALIANYIQRNNITVVTTLPEPDKWNENQYYKSSSGLYFHLVNPGEYTTTDTVKLKSTIAFRYRLYTLNNPSDTVDNNWSTIDYPAPNIIVYGYTSSTAGLQEAIKYMKYQNSEAKVIVPHNLNSSTYLQSVTPMAYDLKIKIVP; translated from the coding sequence ATGAGAAAAATTTCAATCATATTATCTTTTTTTCTTTTAATAATAGTATTTTACGCTTGCAGTAATACCAAAACCTACAGCGAACTCCAAGACGAAGAGCAAGCATTAATTGCAAATTATATTCAACGAAACAATATTACGGTGGTCACTACCCTACCCGAACCTGATAAATGGAACGAAAACCAATACTACAAGTCAAGCTCCGGTTTATATTTTCATTTGGTAAATCCCGGAGAATATACTACTACCGACACGGTAAAACTCAAATCCACCATTGCTTTCCGCTATAGATTATACACGCTCAATAATCCAAGTGATACTGTGGATAACAATTGGAGTACAATAGATTACCCCGCTCCAAATATAATAGTTTATGGTTATACTTCCAGTACAGCCGGACTTCAAGAAGCCATTAAATATATGAAGTATCAGAACTCGGAAGCTAAAGTAATTGTTCCGCATAACTTAAATAGTTCTACTTATCTGCAAAGTGTAACTCCAATGGCTTACGATTTAAAAATAAAGATAGTGCCATAA